A stretch of the Uranotaenia lowii strain MFRU-FL chromosome 3, ASM2978415v1, whole genome shotgun sequence genome encodes the following:
- the LOC129758318 gene encoding uncharacterized protein LOC129758318 has protein sequence MKLFSVLGFALCLGAIEAHRYRPFYGNSGSGYQDSQNQYSSDRYGYKEHGYKNPVYVDYKEPGRPQQTSGSSSYSSSYQQQVNNGASQNYHQQSNQQNSGYQQQIKTETDKQTTSQSDYLSNGKYPNQQFFETLEGASDCDRKTIFLLEEFSDQTNFLQAQLEWLSPTLKEIVWKILEVEFGVRDLKSRFDMHRQRLTPRPTKPTTSHSNEYSNVHVTTTTTSTNAAADSSTGCPNNIGEVVTQFLRENMINGIIFVNGSTTINSAGVDSQTGSSSSLVSGGSNYHQVTYQHTDNTVGGSYAQHQSTGSSSSSSVSSSSSNIDLDIRGSEFESSASGSASGEGYGVGTGGATLVGSGTGNGGSYNVTTTKVTTTVHNSTVGAGPYNNLVQKVITSKTGADTVNIQN, from the exons ATGAAGCTGTTTAGTGTCCTTGGTTTTGCTCTTTGTTTGGGAGCAATCGAAGCACATCGCTATCGACCCTTCTATGGAAACTCTGGCTCTGGATATCAGGATTCTCAAAATCAGTACAGCTCCGATAGATACGGTTACAAAGAGCATGGTTACAAGAATCCTGTTTACGTCGACTACAAAGAACCGGGTCGTCCTCAACAAACAAGTGGATCATCATCGTACAGCTCAAGTTATCAGCAACAGGTGAATAATGGAGCGTCTCAAAACTACCATCAGCAATCAAATCAGCAGAACTCCGGATACCAGCAACAGATCAAAACTGAAACCGACAAGCAAACGACCAGTCAATCTGACTACCTCTCCAATGGAAAATACCCAAATCAGCAGTTTTTCGAAACTCTGGAAGGAGCCAGCGACTGCGATAGGAAAACTATCTTCCTGCTGGAGGAGTTCAGCGATCAGACAAACTTTCTCCAGGCTCA ACTTGAATGGCTCTCTCCTACACTGAAAGAAATTGTATGGAAGATTCTGGAGGTAGAATTCGGTGTTCGTGATTTGAAGTCCCGCTTCGATATGCACCGTCAAAGACTGACTCCTCGGCCAACGAAACCAACTACCAGCCATTCAAACGAGTATTCGAACGTTCACGTTACCACAACAACGACCTCGACTAATGCTGCCGCGGACTCTTCAAC AGGCTGCCCAAACAACATCGGCGAAGTGGTGACCCAGTTCCTGCGTGAAAACATGATCAACGGAATCATCTTCGTCAACGGAAGTACCACGATCAACTCGGCCGGAGTTGATTCTCAAACCGGAAGCAGCAGCAGTTTAGTTTCCGGAGGCAGCAACTATCACCAAGTGACTTATCAGCACACTGATAACACTGTCGGTGGAAGCTACGCTCAACATCAGAGTACCGGTTCGTCCTCCTCTTCCTCCGTCTCATCATCTTCCTCAAACATCGATCTGGATATTCGAGGAAGTGAGTTCGAATCGAGTGCATCTGGGTCGGCTTCGGGCGAAGGATACGGTGTTGGTACCGGAGGAGCTACTCTGGTCGGATCCGGAACCGGAAATGGAGGATCGTACAACGTTACTACTACTAAGGTTACCACAACCGTCCACAACAGCACTGTTGGTGCCGGTCCGTACAACAATTTAGTGCAGAAAGTTATCACCTCGAAAACTGGTGCCGACACTGTTAATATACAGAACtga
- the LOC129758246 gene encoding uncharacterized protein LOC129758246 encodes MKLFSVLGFALCLGAIEAHRYRPYYGNSVSGYQDSQNQYSSDRHGYKEHGYKNPVYVDYKEPGRPQQTSGSSSYSSSYQQQVNNGASQNYHQQSNQQSSGYQQQIKTETDKQTTSQSDYLSNGKYPNQQFFETLEGASECDRKTIFLLEEFSDQTSFLQAQLEWLSPTLKEIVWKILEVEFGVRDLKSRFDMHRQRLTPRPTKPTTSHSNEYSNVHVTTTTTSNTAAADSSTGCPNNIGEVVTQFLRENMINGIIFVNGSTTIHSAGADSQTGSSSSSVSGDSNYHQVTYQQIENTVGGSYAQQQSTGSSSSSVSSSSSSIDLGSLGIRGSEFESTLSGSALGEGLSVGAGSGTGNGGSFNVTTTKVTTTVHNSTVGEGPYNNLVQKVITSKTGDAVNETK; translated from the exons ATGAAGCTGTTTAGTGTCCTTGGTTTTGCTCTTTGTTTGGGAGCAATCGAAGCACATCGCTATCGGCCCTACTATGGAAACTCTGTCTCAGGATATCAGGATTCTCAAAATCAGTACAGCTCCGATAGACACGGTTACAAAGAGCATGGTTACAAGAATCCTGTTTACGTCGACTACAAAGAACCGGGTCGTCCTCAACAAACAAGTGGATCATCATCGTATAGCTCAAGTTATCAGCAACAGGTGAATAATGGAGCGTCTCAAAACTACCATCAGCAATCAAATCAGCAGAGCTCCGGATACCAGCAACAGATCAAAACTGAAACCGACAAGCAAACTACCAGCCAATCTGACTACCTCTCCAATGGAAAATACCCAAATCAGCAGTTTTTCGAAACTCTGGAAGGAGCCAGCGAGTGCGATAGAAAAACTATCTTCCTGCTGGAGGAGTTCAGCGATCAGACTAGCTTTCTCCAGGCTCA ACTTGAATGGCTCTCTCCTACACTGAAAGAAATTGTATGGAAGATTCTGGAGGTAGAATTCGGTGTTCGTGATTTGAAGTCCCGCTTCGATATGCACCGTCAAAGACTGACTCCTCGGCCAACGAAACCAACTACCAGCCATTCAAACGAGTATTCGAACGTTCACGTTACCACTACAACTACCTCGAATACTGCTGCCGCCGACTCATCAAC AGGCTGCCCAAACAATATCGGCGAAGTGGTGACCCAGTTCCTGCGTGAAAACATGATCAACGGAATCATCTTCGTCAACGGAAGTACCACGATCCACTCGGCCGGAGCAGATTCTCAAACCGGAAGCAGCAGCAGTTCAGTTTCCGGTGACAGCAACTATCACCAAGTGACTTATCAGCAGATTGAAAACACTGTCGGTGGAAGCTACGCTCAACAACAGAGTACCGGTTCATCCTCGTCATCCGTTTCCTCATCATCCTCAAGCATCGATCTGGGCAGTTTAGGCATTCGGGGAAGTGAGTTTGAATCGACCTTATCTGGGTCGGCTTTGGGCGAAGGTCTAAGTGTTGGTGCCGGTTCCGGAACCGGAAATGGAGGATCGTTCAACGTTACTACTACTAAGGTTACCACAACCGTCCACAACAGCACTGTTGGTGAGGGTCCGTACAACAATTTAGTGCAGAAAGTTATCACCTCGAAAACTGGTGACGCTGTGAATGAAacgaaatga